The nucleotide window CTTCACCGCTTTGTTGCCGCTGATGTAATTGACAAACTCCCGCGACAGGACAAAATATGCACTTCCGCTGAACATCGCGATTTCATGCGGAGGGGCGTCTTTGGCAATCGAGGTTTTGACGGGAAGACGGTGGTAGGAATGCACCGCATCCTTTAGCCTATGGTGAAAGCTAAAGCGTTTTTTCTTGAGTGTACTGGGGCGAACGGACTCGAGCATGTTCTTGCCGTTCAGCTGCCTCAGCTCCCTCACTAGTTCCGAGTTGGACCTGAGAGGGAAGTCCTGGCCGCAGAGATTGAGCACATACTTCCACTTGACCTCTGACCTCAGCAGGTCAGAGAGACAGTTGAGATCGGCATTCAGTCTGCTGATATGGGCGTAAATGACGGACTCCAGTCTTGATGCAATGAACACGTTCGGCAAACAACGGGCGAGGTTCTTCATGGCCTGAATAAACGGGCGAGAAGACTTCCGGTCATAGTGAATGCAGTAGATGTTGTGAGGCGCGTAGATGGCGTGAAGTATGTGCTCCACCATGGGCGCATTTTTATGCACCACCAGGGAGTACGCCAGCGGAAAGCTGCGCTCGACCTCTGATATCTGAACACGGCGGTAACGCCTCGTTTTCATCAAAGTCGTACAGTTGGCGGTCAGACTCGCCGTGTTTTCGTCATTCACGTCAACGAGCGCTTTTTGTCGGAACGCGAGGGCTTTGCCGATTTCCACGGGGTCAAGCTCATAGACAGCGGTGCAGTTGACGTCGTATGCGTGGCAGTGGATTCCAGATAGCCAGCCAGTGGTTTCATCATCGGGGTCACTGGCGATGCTCTCCCACGCCGTCATTTTGAGGTAGGCCAGTTTAAGCAAACACGCTGCCACCAGAGACACGAGAAACAGGAAGCACCTGCGTCTCAATCGATGGATGTAGAAGGTGTATCTTGGTTTCatcctaggaaaaaaaaaaaaaaagacacacacatacaagatAAGCATTTTATTTAGCTGTTCATGTTTGTATCTCGCtctatatatatactaggggtgggagaaaaaaaatcgatatcgcaatatattgttgccctctctgttgcaataaattatcgatacactgacagtagatatcagggctgggaatctttgactgtctcacgattcgattcgattacgatttttgggtctacgattcgattcagaatcgattttcgagtCTCGGTTCAAACGATTTTGGATTCAaagttatttgattgacaaatgatttctgcttcaatttacagatatgcacaacgttgtcatgatctactctcgtttgctttgcaagacaaaatgacaaatagagacatgaaagtgtctttttttgttgttgtttaaacatttattaattttgtattgtaagtgcccttttccacaaaaacagcatgtgggctacaactgccttttccccttcgtcttcatttctaatttaaataaaatcgatttttggatattaaatatcgattcgattcgatgaataaatgagaatcttgattcttttatgaatcgatttttttggcacacccctagtagatatcgatgtaatgtgtccagttgtgcagtgttatgttataaatgtttatgcactttaatttgtctcactttacaatgtttacagttaaaagactaagaggcagtgaggcacaatgcagaacatagttttggcattgaataaatgcataattagacattttcctttctaTGGGCATTTgctggctttttcagtcacatatcgtgatatattgcaaaattatttttttgacaatatatcaaaaatcggaGATATCgcgagccaaatatcgtcacagtatcgaatcgtggtttagcCGTaccgtcccacccctaatatatacaatatacacACATGCACGTGCGCGCACACGCTTATCAGAGATTtgaatagataaatagatataCGTGTTGCCGCATTACGTGTTTGTGGACATCACTAAAACCATCCTCCATGCTTTGGTGTTGACCAGAAAATAAGCTTGAAAATCGGTTGTGAAATGAGGAAGTTCTGACGCCCTATTTTGAATCAATGTTTCCTGTCACCAGCTTTGCTAAGCTGCTGTAACAATCGGCAGTGTGGCATGTCTGTTTTTGTAGAGATGGGtactttcttcttccttttttggcggggaatgtttttgtttttttttgtttttttttgtttttttttttgtataccctGAACAGCTATTGTAACGCACGGTGGCGTCAAGCccactcttttcttttttttttgtttcttttaaataaacgtaattttttttttttttttgctgtcctgCTCAAGTGGCCCAACAAAATGCCATTGAACACCATGTGCGTAAAAAGTTCCTTCTTTTACTTTTCGAAGAAGCCACTCACAATTGAAGCTTCCTGATTGATGTATTGAAGCCAATAAAATTCAGCAAACATGGATATGCTGGTTGCAATGTAGATTTCTTTTTGAAAGACAAGCGTCGCCATAAAGCCTCAGAAATCGATGCTTTTGCTTTGTAGTCAACGCAAAGAGCCCAGAATGGAGCAAGTGTGCCAGTTCAGAGGAGGATCTCATTCTCCTAATCTGAGGCATGTGgcaaaaaaaggagaaagagGAAGAGGCCAATTATGGTTCTCAAGGGTCACCCAAATCCATAGAGAAATCCAACATAGTCGTGGAATTTCTAGGTTGGGATCGACTTAATTACCTCGAATGGATAAATATGCCACATGACAGGTCTCAGTCCCGGACAAACACATTTGTAAAATACTGAACAATAAAGTGAGTCGTGCACAGTTACCTTGAACGTCGTCTGTTGGTATGACAGCACACTGTGAGGCGAACCAGCGGGACAAATTCCCCATGTGTGAAGAAAGTTGAGACAGAACAGGGCGAGTGTGTGTCCCGTCTGCTATGTCTGCAGCTCCATCGTTGACTGGAGGCTGTTTAGGGCGGAGTGATGGGGGTAGGAGGGGAGGAGAAGGGAGTGTGGGTAGGTGGGGAAGGAGTCCCGGGAACAGTACGCCCACCGGCCCTCACAACCACAGAACACTGTAACACTATTACTACACATTCGCCACACGGTTTCTATCTAAGCTGGTGAGCGACCCGCATAAAGTAAGGCCCCACACCACATAGAAAACAGGGTTCAGTCATATGTGTTGGTTTTTTACgatgcattttttgtttgtttgtttgtttgtgctgcaataatttttggattttttttttcaagtctttttttttttttaactctttgactgccaaatacatcaaataacgcttagtaaaatcacgatgtatgccgccatttttttttaattattatttttttaatcaatggccagtgcaacgtctaagtgcagcactacCTGGTCAAtcagttgtggaatcaaaaacacccactaactatggccagcagatggcagcattcccTTTTCAATGGGAtgctggtgtatgaaattacaatgaagcatgatggaatctgatgaaatagaatgttttcaagggtgatgtgaatgatcaaagcctttgtcaaattaaacctaattcacagagcgtcactcaaaaaaaaaaaaaactagtgtcaaagtcactgttgtggagaaaatgtatcttttcacaagaaGCTTATTTTCTCCTTTCTCGTTTCAATTTTCGCTAAATGTCATTCAAATTACGGAATAAGATagacacatactttttttttgtaatgaaagaatggaatgcgatctttcatttggtacccacattgtatatgtagtaaaagcacacaatattcttgtTTGCctttaaatttgagttaaaatgctcgaaatcggcccgcaatgttttttttgtttagttttttttagaacgtgtggcagtaaaagacttAATATTTCATATGTTTATCCTAGTGCAAATTCATACAGGTATCTACTGATTAACCCTGCTAAAGTAAGCCTTCCATTACCTTCAACTGCACAATGTacacatttattatttacacCACTGATCCAAGTGAGCATCATAGATACTGTCGAGGCAAGACCACAAAGCAGTAGGACAACCAAAGATGAGCTATATCCAAAATTCAGTTCACCGTTTATTAATTCTGCCCATTTGTTGCAGTTTTATCAAAGATGTCAGTTTTTAGTGCATCAttctgtttcaaataatttcggTAGCTTATTTGGCTACATGAGAAGAAGTTGACCAAAAAACATATCCAAATAAACtgacaaaactgaaaaaaacaggAAACTGAGTCGCTCAAAGCCCTTGTGGATAAAAGGACATTGTTTTGCTCTgatgaagcctttttttttttcttttttttttttgtgctcaggaTCATAGCaccaaaaatacaatttttgggggaaaacccccccaacatgcTTAaactgtaaacacattttttggaTTACCTCAAAGAGCTGATaacaaaactgaaaaattaAACAGACAAAATGGCAAACCCAAAACAGTGATAATAAATTGATGCCAAGAGATGAGGCCACAAATCAAAATTGATTCGGATTCAACAATAGACACCTCAAATCAAATCTTGGAGACAGTTGGAGAGGTTACCATTTTAATTCTGCATCACTCTGTGAAAACCTTTCCCAGTAGCCGTCGAGTACAGCATTTGGTATCAGTTCTTCATCAGCCAGCAAACGGACCGTCTTGATTTTCATGATATGTGTTTTGTCGCTTGGCACTGCAAGACACAAAAGATATCCACtcaataaaattacaaattacaGTCATTGAAGATGTTCATAGAACCTGGCATACTTCACTGTTTGCTTTTTTTGACAGTTAGACAATTATTTTTGAGTTGCCGATAAGGAAGTCGCAAAGACAGGAAGTGAGTGGAGCAACCAATAAGTAACATGTCAGCATTAGTGAAAGCAGACCTGTGGTCAGTGCTTCCTGAGTAAAACTACTGTTGTCATGTTGAAGAGAGCATCTTGATGCAGCCCTCCGACCGAGGGGGtgagacaattttttttctgagaacGTCACCTGGCAAATGAGAGGAAAAAATAAGAGAAACACTTTGTTTACACCACTtagttgtgagaaaaaaaaaaaaaacataaaaaaaaaacccaattaaTTAAAGACTCCCAAATAGGACATGTGAAACCCCAAGGCTGATCAAATGACATTCAACAACACTGAGAAGCAGAAAGCCATTTGAAAGCCATCTACAGTGTTTCCAATTTCCTTAATGGGCTAGCAGGGCACAGAAGAGATCTTCAGCTTATGCTTTGCTGCACATCTTTGCCAAGATGGTGGTGCCACATGGGCAAAGGGTTGGACAAGTGCCACAATCGAGGTTCAAAATTAACATTTAACAACATAATAACACAATAACATCACAACacagcagtgattctcaaatagtggggcgcgaGGCTTCGTCAAGGGGGGCGTGTTTGACCTCggtgaacatgcttttttatttatttatttatttatttatttatttatttttacactgcattagaataaagtgcaattgcacctccactacattagggggcagtggcgctctcattggcagagtgtgcgcagggggcattcgctcggtggtgtaggggttttgtatGACTATGAAGTGTAGGCACCAAGCgtagcagaccctcaagtgacgccatgaaaaaaatatttaacagggatgagaagacaggcggagagagacTGAGATAAGATGTTTTAAGTTAATGATAAGTTATCAAGaaagcacttttcacaggccacatcaaatggcaaatacTCTTTTAATGGAgacaaaattatgaaatcaaatttcccactgtggtcATATGACCTCATTTAAGCAAGAAAATAGCACAAGTTACACACTCACGTTATCAGCCATGGTGTCTTTCTCTCTCATCTGAATTTCTGCAGGTATTATAGCATCTACTGATTCTACACTTGCTGTTCTGTCACTTTGGGTGGGATAGATGCTCAAATGGGACGGTGGCTGTTTATGGCAGTAAGTGGACGTTTCACCTGTTGGGGGAGAGCAAAGTCCAATCAGGTTGGAATTCACgcaaaacatgattttttttgcaattgaccttttaatcaattttaacaaaacaagCCTACTCAAACATATCTAACCctactatttttgtttgttattgagTGTTCAAGAGCATTAATACATTTGTTTCAAGCTAgatattttcaacactttaaattgCTTATGCTTCATAAACATAACAGATGAAGTCGGGACATAttgttttgtgaaaataaaatattaaatatactaCATTTGGACATATGGTGTTTCTGCCCATATAGTAAAGTGACATTTTAGGTGTGTTTGATCATCACTCACCACAGTCTGCTTTATAGTCTGTCAAGTTTTCCTGCTCCGTCCCTGAAGAAGTCTTTAGTGGACTTATCTCCATCCTGTTTTTCTGCTCCTTGGTAACAGTTTCCAAAGCTAAATGATGTTTTTCCAAGCCTGCCACTGTCCCTCTGCTTTGGACAGGATCTATGCCATGTAATAGGCTTATAGAGTCGTCATCGGATGTCTCATACTCCTGATTGTGGCTGTCACTCTTTTCccttcaaaagaaaaatgtataatgttAGCCTTTTCTGGAACAATTCTTGTTTGAGATCAGCTAttgaatatccttttttttttttttttttttttttgcggtcgCATTGTGGTAAGGTTAGCTGACTTGGTGAAAAGCCTGTCAATCACAGGCcacatattgagaaaaaaatagacTACTGGTTGCGATTCAATCACAGGGTACATAATAGAAACAGACACACTCACATTCAAACGATCCCATCAGAGAAGTGAACCTACATCATCTGCACTGAAATCTGGCATAAGTACCATATCACCATCAGTGATGTTTCTAAATCTGACACTTATACAGGCTGCCTCgcgattagtgctgtcacttcactatcaaatattttttagtagggatgtcccgatcatactttttttttttttttttttttggaccccaATCCGAGTTACCTCATTTTGAGATTTGCAGATTCAGAGTTCCGATCGGATACCTCggcacattatttatttatttatttatttatttatctatttatttatttatttatttatttatttattttttaacaaaactacCCCAACATCTTTTATATAGTGAGTGGACTGTTAAGTTAAACTAAGTAAACCATTTAAACCCCCTTTTTGGCACAGCagttttctttcatgaaggactgcaGAAACTCAgtatatgctgaaatcagaggatttggacaatttaaaaataaaaaataaaaatggctccaaacggtCACTcggttattaaaatagttgtcgattaatttcataatcaattaattttgacagctctactcacGATCAGCCGAATAactaaaatgttacattttgctGATCAGTCACTGAAACATTACACTCACCCAAAGGCACAACAAATAGTGTTGACTGGGTCAAACATGTCCTGAGTTTCCATCTGCACTTTTTCCCCTGGAAAAGAAACATACTTAATTTTAGCTGAAAATAGATGTAGATTCGGTGGACTACTAAAACTGTCAATTATGGTTCTCACCATGTATAAAGTGTAGCTGAAAACATGATTGTAGATAATTGTTTAATATGCCAAGCAGCAATTActagtccttttttttgtttccacttttatgcTTTAAATTCTGTGTGGATTGATTCACTGTGTAGGTTCGTAATTAGTAAAGCTTCAGCTTGACGCTCCAAACTCATTTCCGTGTTTCGTATCCGCGGCTTCGTCGTCTTGGTTTTGTTCACTTtcgtcaaaataaaatcaaatgtacAAAAGTTCACAAATGAAATAGCGAAAGAGACGTAATTAAAGAGTTTATGAGAAGATTATGAGTTGAGATCGGGAGATTTAGGAGATCAAAAAACTGTGTCGCTCTACTTCATATTGCCTGACCTCATTACTTCTGTGTACCACACAGATTCCTCCGTCTCAAGCCAATACAATAGATCCTGAATAAACAATGCTGTGGCTTTTATCATAATAAACTCAAATCACCTTTATCCAAATATTACTTAACTCAAAATTAGAATTTAGGCTCCTACACACTTTGTTTAAATCATCACGAAAACCACATTATTAATGTGAGACATGTTTTAATTACAAACCTTCAATgacaataaaactactcaaacGCTTGTAGTGAAATTCATCTAAATCGTAGCAGAATTGTATTTAACAAGaaacaataaagaaaacaaatattccGTGCTTATTGATATTCAGACTCTTCATctgaataaataattacattattGCAAAACCAACTTTCTcataaaacagatttatttattttttttgcaaaccagCAAGGAAATAATTCCGTTCTATCTTTTGGTGGGGGAAAACAGAATCGTTTTAAAAGAATTAGTTTTAAAAGGAAGAAAATACTCAGTTGTGATGCCGACCTACCAAAGGGTCGACTGCTATAAAACAACAGACCCTGCTTAtatagatgaataaaatatgtGAAGTTTACATATTCTCACACAGTTAGTATATAATTTCATGTTATGTATACATAGCTTTTGATTGttcaatgtaacaaaaaaaaaaaagaatgacgtTCTTAGTCCGAACCATagtcataaaaaagaaaaacgtttcATACCTACTATTTCTCCTCCGGTGTCAACAAGCAGTTTGCCTTTCGCTTTTGTTTTAGCCGCCCGCACTTTACGAGAACGTTTTTCAGAAATGCCGAATGCAGTTTCATCCTCCGTAGTTTCCAACGGGGGCTGCGCGCCATTTTTCAGAAGCAGCTCCACTATCTGTAGTGAAACCAAAACCAGCTCATGCATTTACTGGAAATGAAAAGTGTATCAAGTCTTTTTAAAGTACCATTTTATTGCCAAATGTGATGGCTTCATGCAAAGGTGTAACTTTCTTGCGTGTTCCAATGTTGACCAAAGCACCAGCGTTAATCAGACAAGAACAAGCCTCATACTGATCACGTAGAGCAGCTTCATGTAGGGCTGTTCGTCCTGGGAGTGGAAAACATACGCTATAACCGTGAGCAAgataaaatgtaacaaaaaaatggactgCTTTAAACTGTCTAGACTTCACGTTGCGTCTTACCTGTATTGTCAGTCATGTTGACATCTGGTCTAAGCTTCAGGATGTCTTTCAGCAGCTGAACATCTCCACCAAGTACAGCTTTATGGAGCAAACTTTCACCAAAGCGATTCCTACGGTTCACAACTTCCAGAGTTCTACCTGCCATATCCGTGGATAGggaaaaataatcgtcaatggTAATCATTCGCACCAGTAATATCGCTTCAGTATTCTACTGTTCAGGTAATTTCATATCACATACTCAAATAATTTGGAGAACTTTTATGCGATATGTAAATGCAGTACATGATCAGGGCAACTGAAATGAAGGAGCAGtgaataatagggatgtaacgataagggcaatattgtgatattaaaactgccacaatatcatcgtcgtcatgttcacaatatataaaaggaacgcatctcttaaaaaaaagtcaggttgattgcaatttgtgcagttctagcaccctctagtggctagtttattagtgcaatttaattttcattagggatgttttggccttctatgtttaaaatctatgctaattatcagatgaaggggaacctaatttgcttgtgaagcgatcaatgtgtgcttgcattagcaagtaagtgcctcaatatttttattagattgtaattgtgctttttttttcgtttgagctctttttctttctttttttcttcttctttttttttacatgattgtgaccttttttaaatattgccaacccccccacaatattgtgataattatcgtatctcgACCTTCATAtcctgataatatcgtatcgtgatgtttcgatatcgttacatccctagtgaataATATGCAAAACACTTTGCAAGACAATTTAGACCTGTCAAAGATGTCTTCGTTGCTGGGAGAATTTTCATATTAGCACTATCTTTTGTCTTTACATTCTCTTGCATttttctggaaaaacaaaacaaaacaaaaacatgatttaatttttgaaaaggGCAGATCATTCCTTGGCTTGATCTTGAGACATGACATGACTCTTGAGACAAATCCGTCATAATTGCCACCCcccataaaatgtctaaaattgACAAAAGACATTCCACTGACGATAAAAGCATCTAGCTTGCTTTTGTAGTCATGCTATCTTATGTTTTTGCAGTGCTTCAATCAATGCCAAACCTTTTCCACAGTATTGATCAATACACGTAATTTTTCAATTACAATACGTACAGGTTTCTCT belongs to Festucalex cinctus isolate MCC-2025b chromosome 5, RoL_Fcin_1.0, whole genome shotgun sequence and includes:
- the LOC144019224 gene encoding uncharacterized protein LOC144019224 isoform X1: MQENVKTKDSANMKILPATKTSLTGRTLEVVNRRNRFGESLLHKAVLGGDVQLLKDILKLRPDVNMTDNTGRTALHEAALRDQYEACSCLINAGALVNIGTRKKVTPLHEAITFGNKMIVELLLKNGAQPPLETTEDETAFGISEKRSRKVRAAKTKAKGKLLVDTGGEIVGEKVQMETQDMFDPVNTICCAFGEKSDSHNQEYETSDDDSISLLHGIDPVQSRGTVAGLEKHHLALETVTKEQKNRMEISPLKTSSGTEQENLTDYKADCGETSTYCHKQPPSHLSIYPTQSDRTASVESVDAIIPAEIQMREKDTMADNVTFSEKKLSHPLGRRAASRCSLQHDNSSFTQEALTTVPSDKTHIMKIKTVRLLADEELIPNAVLDGYWERFSQSDAELKW
- the LOC144019224 gene encoding uncharacterized protein LOC144019224 isoform X2, translating into MQENVKTKDSANMKILPATKTSLTGRTLEVVNRRNRFGESLLHKAVLGGDVQLLKDILKLRPDVNMTDNTGRTALHEAALRDQYEACSCLINAGALVNIGTRKKVTPLHEAITFGNKMIVELLLKNGAQPPLETTEDETAFGISEKRSRKVRAAKTKAKGKLLVDTGGEIVGEKVQMETQDMFDPVNTICCAFGEKSDSHNQEYETSDDDSISLLHGIDPVQSRGTVAGLEKHHLALETVTKEQKNRMEISPLKTSSGTEQENLTDYKADCGETSTYCHKQPPSHLSIYPTQSDRTASVESVDAIIPAEIQMREKDTMADNCQATKHIS
- the gcnt4a gene encoding beta-1,3-galactosyl-O-glycosyl-glycoprotein beta-1,6-N-acetylglucosaminyltransferase 4, translated to MKPRYTFYIHRLRRRCFLFLVSLVAACLLKLAYLKMTAWESIASDPDDETTGWLSGIHCHAYDVNCTAVYELDPVEIGKALAFRQKALVDVNDENTASLTANCTTLMKTRRYRRVQISEVERSFPLAYSLVVHKNAPMVEHILHAIYAPHNIYCIHYDRKSSRPFIQAMKNLARCLPNVFIASRLESVIYAHISRLNADLNCLSDLLRSEVKWKYVLNLCGQDFPLRSNSELVRELRQLNGKNMLESVRPSTLKKKRFSFHHRLKDAVHSYHRLPVKTSIAKDAPPHEIAMFSGSAYFVLSREFVNYISGNKAVKDFLAWSADTYSPDEHFWATLVRMPGAPGHIPRSEPDVTDLKSKTRLVKWAYLEGDLYPPCTGTHMRSVCVYGIAELRWLLDDGHWFANKFDPEVDPIVISCLEEKLMEQRHYA